One Arthrobacter sp. FW306-07-I genomic window carries:
- a CDS encoding DUF485 domain-containing protein, with product MGNDAHTPDAAASVDFEQVQSTGQFQELRKRHRSFVFPMAVAFLLWYFAYVLLADYAVGFMSTKVWGNINIGLILGLLQFVSTFAITGWYVHYSNKRLDPIASEIRHEIEGHEFDKNGNRVGGANK from the coding sequence ATGGGTAACGATGCCCATACTCCGGACGCAGCGGCGTCCGTGGACTTTGAACAAGTCCAGTCGACCGGGCAGTTCCAGGAATTGCGCAAGCGTCACCGCAGCTTTGTCTTCCCCATGGCAGTGGCCTTCCTGCTGTGGTACTTCGCCTATGTCCTGCTTGCCGACTATGCGGTGGGATTCATGTCCACCAAGGTCTGGGGCAACATCAACATCGGCCTGATCCTGGGCCTGCTCCAGTTTGTCTCCACCTTCGCCATCACCGGCTGGTACGTGCACTACTCCAACAAGCGGCTGGACCCCATCGCTTCGGAGATCAGGCACGAGATCGAGGGGCATGAATTCGATAAGAACGGAAACCGAGTGGGCGGAGCCAACAAATGA